The Pseudomonas kermanshahensis genome includes a window with the following:
- a CDS encoding extracellular solute-binding protein, which translates to MPPTAAAASRGEELDRSELPNWHNLDPKLMQLLETSDPGNRHAIPYMWVTTGIGYNVDKIKAIFGTADVTQSWQMLFNPDNIRKLSACGVAFLDNPTQVLPITLKVLGLDPHSQRPEDLKKAEAALMAIRPSISYFHPSKYVSDLANGNICVAIGFSGDVLQAMNSAQQANNGVHLGYSIPREGSTVAVDMVVIPKAAPHLDAAYAYLNYLLDPQVMAHISNAVKYPNGNAASLPYVDAALRDNPAVYPPQAVLDTLFPIQTLSPAGMRLSTRLWTRVISGK; encoded by the coding sequence GTGCCACCCACCGCGGCGGCCGCTTCGCGGGGCGAGGAACTCGATCGCAGCGAGCTGCCCAACTGGCACAACCTCGACCCCAAGCTGATGCAGTTGCTGGAAACCAGCGACCCCGGCAACCGCCATGCCATCCCCTACATGTGGGTGACCACGGGTATCGGCTACAACGTCGACAAGATCAAGGCCATCTTCGGCACTGCCGATGTCACTCAGTCCTGGCAAATGCTGTTCAACCCGGACAACATCCGCAAGCTGAGCGCCTGTGGCGTGGCGTTTCTCGACAACCCGACGCAGGTGTTGCCGATCACCCTCAAGGTGCTGGGGCTCGACCCACACAGCCAGCGCCCTGAAGACCTGAAAAAAGCCGAGGCGGCGCTGATGGCTATCCGCCCTTCCATCAGCTACTTCCACCCATCCAAGTACGTCAGCGACTTGGCCAACGGCAACATCTGCGTTGCGATCGGTTTCAGCGGCGATGTGCTGCAAGCGATGAACAGCGCGCAACAGGCGAACAACGGCGTGCACCTGGGCTACAGCATTCCCCGTGAAGGCTCGACGGTGGCGGTGGACATGGTGGTGATTCCCAAAGCTGCGCCGCACCTGGACGCGGCCTATGCCTACCTGAACTACCTGCTCGACCCCCAGGTCATGGCGCATATCAGCAACGCGGTGAAGTACCCGAATGGCAATGCGGCGTCATTACCCTATGTAGACGCGGCGCTGCGTGACAACCCGGCGGTGTACCCACCCCAGGCCGTGCTGGATACGCTATTCCCCATCCAGACCCTGTCACCGGCAGGCATGCGCTTGAGCACCCGGCTGTGGACCCGGGTGATCAGCGGCAAGTGA
- a CDS encoding efflux RND transporter periplasmic adaptor subunit has protein sequence MNKRMLLAMTVAAVGALVGAYALTGTRVAAQQAAAWPATKVALATAEPVDLARQRFASGELEAVNQVQVAAEVAGRITHIAFASGQAVRAGQLLVQLNDAPEQAQRVQLRAKLRNAQVAAQRASKLRALNAVSQELLDNASTAVDVAAGELQHVEALIAQKAIRAPFAGNVGIRRVHQGQYLGAGEAIASLTDTRQLHVNFSLSEQAAPEVTVGQLLELTVDAVRGRAFQARVVAVDPLVSKSRLVQVQAALPNLDGQLQPGMYAGVRLPAAQPSRVLAVPETAITYTAYGQTVFIARQDQQGVISVNRVPVTTGERWQGRVEVTSGLAPGDRVVVSGQLKLSDGMQVEQVAEDSLLDVAGGQQP, from the coding sequence ATGAACAAAAGGATGTTACTGGCCATGACTGTCGCCGCTGTCGGTGCCTTGGTCGGCGCCTACGCATTGACGGGCACTAGGGTAGCGGCCCAACAGGCCGCGGCGTGGCCAGCCACCAAAGTTGCGCTGGCCACTGCCGAGCCAGTCGACCTGGCGCGGCAACGTTTTGCATCGGGGGAGCTGGAGGCGGTCAATCAGGTGCAGGTCGCGGCCGAGGTGGCAGGGCGCATCACCCACATCGCCTTCGCGTCGGGGCAGGCCGTGCGTGCCGGGCAGTTGCTGGTACAGCTCAACGATGCGCCCGAGCAGGCCCAGCGAGTGCAACTGCGGGCGAAGCTGCGCAATGCCCAGGTCGCGGCGCAGCGGGCCAGTAAGTTGCGCGCGCTGAATGCCGTTTCGCAAGAGCTGCTGGATAACGCGAGCACAGCGGTGGATGTGGCCGCGGGTGAGCTGCAGCATGTCGAAGCGCTGATTGCGCAAAAAGCCATACGCGCACCGTTTGCAGGCAATGTGGGTATCCGCCGTGTTCACCAGGGCCAGTACCTGGGCGCTGGCGAGGCGATTGCCAGCCTGACGGATACACGCCAGTTGCACGTCAATTTTTCCCTCAGCGAACAGGCGGCCCCCGAAGTGACTGTCGGGCAACTGCTGGAACTGACCGTCGATGCTGTGCGCGGGCGGGCGTTTCAGGCACGGGTAGTGGCGGTCGATCCGCTGGTCAGCAAGTCACGCCTGGTTCAGGTGCAGGCTGCCCTGCCGAACCTGGATGGGCAACTGCAGCCGGGCATGTATGCCGGGGTCCGTCTGCCTGCCGCGCAGCCGTCGAGGGTGCTGGCCGTGCCGGAAACGGCGATCACCTACACCGCCTACGGGCAGACGGTGTTCATTGCCAGGCAGGATCAGCAGGGCGTCATCAGCGTCAACCGGGTACCGGTAACGACCGGTGAGCGCTGGCAGGGGCGTGTGGAAGTCACCTCGGGCCTCGCGCCGGGCGACAGGGTGGTGGTTTCCGGCCAGCTGAAATTGAGTGATGGCATGCAGGTCGAGCAGGTCGCAGAAGACAGCCTGCTGGACGTGGCTGGGGGGCAGCAACCGTGA
- a CDS encoding MexW/MexI family multidrug efflux RND transporter permease subunit, protein MNFTDTFVRRPVLALVVSSLIVLMGLFALGKLPVRQYPLLESATITISTDYPGASAELMQGFVTQPISQAVSSVEGVDFMSSSSLQGRSLITLRMLLNRDPTQALAETMAKVNQVRYRLPEKAYDPVVELSAGDSTAVAYVGFSSQTLSIPELSDYLSRVVEPLLSGIDGVAKVQTFGGQSLAMRLWLDSEQMAGRGVTAADVAQAVRANNYQATPGQVRGQFVLADIQVDTDLTRVEDFRDLIIRNDGTDLVRLRDVGTVELSAAATRTSATMDGKPAVHLGLFPTPSGNPLVIVDGIRELLPQIQQTLPPGVKVALAYETARFIEASIEEVLRTLVEAMLIVVLVIWLCLGSLRSVVIAVVAIPLSMLGAAGLMLAFGFSLNLLTLLAMVLAIGLVVDDAIVVVENVHRHIEEGQTPVAAALAGAREIAGPVIAMTLTLAAVYAPIGLMGGLTGTLFREFALTLAGAVIVSGVVALTLSPVMSSLLLKPGQQDGAMAQFAERVFAALTAAYAQALAFTLARRWLSAGVALLVCLSLPWLYLLPQRELAPPEDQAAVLTAIKSPQQASLDYVERFASKLDQVMKSIPETTDTWIINGTDGTAASFGGINLSAWQQRERSAAQIQAQLQQAVADIEGSSIFAFQVASLPGSSGGLPVQMVLRSAQDYPVLYQTMEVLKQRARESGLFSVVDSDLDYNNPVVKVSIDRAKAASLGISMQDIGESLGVLVGEQYLNRFALFGRAYDVIPQSIQDQRLTPSALNRQYVRAEDGSLVPLSTVVRLDLQVAPNRLLQFDQQNASTLQAIPAPGVSMGKAVAFLQQLAAELPPGFSHDWQSESRQYVQEGFALMWAFLAALVVIYLVLAAQYESLVDPLIILVTVPLSICGALLPLALGWATLNIYTQIGLVTLIGLISKHGILMVEFANEIQVRDNLDRAAAIMRAAQIRLRPVLMTTAAMTFGVIPLLFASGAGANSRFGLGVVIVCGMLIGTLFTLFVLPAIYTWLARDHRLTTLRKQQLADAERSVGVSVP, encoded by the coding sequence GTGAACTTCACCGATACCTTCGTGCGTCGCCCCGTGCTGGCGCTGGTGGTCAGCAGCCTGATCGTGCTGATGGGGCTGTTCGCCCTGGGCAAGTTGCCGGTGCGTCAGTACCCCTTGCTGGAGAGCGCGACCATCACCATCAGTACCGACTACCCCGGCGCCTCCGCCGAACTCATGCAAGGCTTTGTGACCCAGCCGATCAGCCAGGCGGTTTCTTCGGTTGAGGGCGTTGACTTCATGTCGTCATCATCGTTGCAGGGGCGTAGCCTGATTACCCTGCGCATGCTGCTCAACCGAGACCCGACCCAGGCGCTGGCCGAGACCATGGCCAAGGTCAACCAAGTGCGCTACCGCTTGCCCGAGAAAGCCTACGACCCGGTGGTGGAGCTGTCTGCAGGTGACTCCACGGCGGTGGCGTATGTCGGCTTCTCCAGCCAGACCCTGTCCATCCCAGAACTCAGTGACTACCTGTCGCGGGTGGTTGAGCCGCTGCTTTCGGGGATCGACGGCGTGGCCAAGGTGCAGACGTTCGGCGGGCAGAGCCTGGCCATGCGCCTGTGGCTCGACAGCGAGCAGATGGCCGGGCGCGGGGTGACGGCTGCCGACGTCGCCCAAGCGGTGCGGGCCAACAATTACCAGGCCACCCCTGGGCAGGTGCGCGGGCAGTTCGTGCTGGCCGATATCCAGGTCGACACCGACCTGACCCGCGTCGAGGACTTCCGTGACCTGATCATCCGCAACGACGGCACCGACCTTGTGCGCCTGCGTGACGTGGGCACTGTCGAACTGAGCGCGGCGGCCACCCGCACCAGTGCCACTATGGATGGCAAACCCGCTGTGCACTTGGGGTTGTTCCCCACGCCATCGGGCAACCCACTGGTCATCGTCGACGGCATTCGCGAATTGTTGCCGCAGATCCAGCAAACGCTCCCGCCCGGCGTGAAGGTGGCGCTGGCCTATGAGACTGCGCGTTTCATCGAGGCTTCGATCGAAGAAGTGTTGCGCACGCTGGTGGAAGCGATGCTGATCGTCGTGCTGGTGATCTGGCTGTGCCTGGGGTCACTGCGCAGCGTGGTGATCGCGGTGGTGGCCATTCCGTTGTCGATGCTGGGTGCAGCGGGGTTGATGCTGGCGTTCGGCTTCAGCCTCAACCTGTTGACCTTGCTGGCGATGGTGCTGGCCATCGGCCTGGTGGTGGACGATGCCATCGTGGTGGTGGAGAACGTGCACCGTCATATCGAAGAAGGGCAGACACCGGTGGCGGCGGCGTTGGCCGGTGCACGCGAAATCGCCGGGCCGGTGATCGCCATGACCCTGACCCTGGCCGCCGTGTACGCGCCCATCGGCTTGATGGGGGGCCTGACCGGCACGTTGTTCCGTGAATTTGCCTTGACCTTGGCGGGGGCGGTGATCGTTTCGGGTGTCGTTGCACTGACCTTGTCGCCGGTGATGAGTTCGTTGCTGCTCAAACCCGGCCAGCAGGATGGGGCCATGGCCCAGTTCGCCGAAAGGGTGTTCGCTGCGCTCACAGCGGCCTATGCCCAGGCCTTGGCGTTTACCTTGGCGCGGCGCTGGCTCAGTGCTGGTGTGGCCCTGCTGGTTTGCCTAAGCCTGCCCTGGCTGTACCTGTTGCCACAGCGCGAGCTCGCACCGCCGGAGGACCAGGCGGCCGTGCTGACGGCAATCAAGTCGCCGCAACAGGCAAGCCTGGACTACGTCGAGCGCTTTGCCAGCAAACTCGACCAGGTGATGAAATCGATTCCCGAAACCACCGACACCTGGATCATCAACGGCACCGACGGGACGGCGGCCAGCTTCGGTGGCATCAACCTCAGTGCATGGCAGCAGCGCGAGCGCTCTGCCGCGCAAATCCAAGCGCAGCTGCAACAGGCGGTCGCGGACATCGAGGGCAGCAGCATCTTCGCCTTCCAGGTGGCGTCGTTGCCAGGTTCCAGTGGTGGCTTGCCGGTACAGATGGTGTTGCGCAGTGCCCAGGATTACCCGGTGCTGTACCAGACCATGGAAGTGCTCAAGCAGCGCGCCCGCGAGAGCGGTTTGTTCAGCGTGGTGGACAGTGACCTGGACTACAACAACCCGGTGGTCAAGGTCAGCATCGACCGCGCCAAGGCCGCCAGCCTGGGGATCAGCATGCAAGACATCGGCGAGTCGCTGGGCGTGCTGGTGGGCGAGCAGTACCTGAACCGCTTTGCCCTGTTCGGTCGCGCCTATGACGTGATCCCGCAAAGCATCCAGGACCAGCGCCTGACCCCGTCGGCCCTGAATCGCCAGTACGTGCGGGCCGAAGATGGCAGCCTGGTGCCGTTGTCCACGGTGGTGCGCCTGGACCTGCAGGTCGCGCCTAACCGCCTTTTGCAATTCGACCAGCAGAACGCAAGCACCCTGCAGGCCATCCCCGCGCCCGGTGTCTCAATGGGCAAGGCCGTGGCATTTCTGCAGCAGCTTGCCGCCGAGTTGCCGCCCGGTTTCAGCCATGATTGGCAATCGGAGTCACGCCAGTATGTGCAGGAAGGCTTTGCCCTCATGTGGGCCTTTCTTGCGGCCTTGGTGGTGATCTACCTGGTGCTGGCCGCGCAGTATGAAAGCCTGGTGGACCCGCTGATCATCCTGGTGACCGTACCGTTGTCGATCTGCGGTGCGTTGCTGCCGCTGGCGCTGGGCTGGGCCACGTTGAACATCTATACGCAGATTGGCTTGGTCACGCTGATCGGGCTGATCAGCAAGCACGGCATTCTGATGGTGGAGTTCGCCAACGAGATTCAGGTGCGCGACAACCTTGACCGTGCGGCGGCCATTATGCGCGCCGCGCAAATTCGCCTGCGCCCGGTGTTGATGACCACGGCGGCGATGACCTTCGGTGTGATACCGCTGTTATTTGCCAGTGGCGCAGGGGCCAACAGCCGCTTTGGGCTGGGTGTGGTGATCGTCTGCGGCATGTTGATCGGCACGCTGTTCACCTTGTTCGTGCTGCCGGCGATCTACACCTGGCTGGCGCGAGATCACCGGCTGACCACCCTGCGTAAACAGCAACTGGCAGACGCCGAGCGGAGCGTTGGGGTGAGTGTGCCTTGA
- the soxR gene encoding redox-sensitive transcriptional activator SoxR, whose amino-acid sequence MLTVGEVAKRSGVAVSALHFYESKGLIAGTRTAGNQRRYPALVLRTIAIIKVAQRTGIPLEVIKRALGRYPPNSKLTAAQWGEMSSAWREDLNARIRTLEALRDSLDNCIGCGCLSLEDCPLRNPEDVLGKDGAGARILEKETAGGMLSERDPN is encoded by the coding sequence CTGCTGACTGTCGGCGAAGTCGCCAAGCGCAGTGGCGTTGCGGTATCCGCCCTGCACTTCTACGAATCCAAGGGGCTGATCGCCGGCACGCGCACCGCCGGTAACCAGCGGCGTTACCCCGCGCTGGTGTTGCGCACCATCGCCATCATCAAGGTGGCCCAGCGCACGGGTATCCCCCTCGAGGTCATCAAGCGTGCCCTGGGCCGCTACCCGCCGAACAGCAAACTCACGGCAGCGCAGTGGGGCGAGATGTCATCGGCCTGGCGAGAAGACCTGAACGCACGCATCCGCACCTTGGAAGCGTTGCGCGACAGCCTGGACAACTGCATTGGCTGCGGCTGCCTGTCGCTGGAAGACTGCCCGCTGCGCAACCCCGAGGATGTGCTGGGCAAGGACGGTGCAGGGGCGAGGATTCTAGAAAAAGAAACCGCAGGCGGGATGCTGTCGGAGAGAGACCCGAATTAG
- a CDS encoding NAD-glutamate dehydrogenase: protein MAFFTAASKADFQHQLQAALAQHISEQALPQVALFAEQFFGIISMDELTQRRLSDLAGCTLSAWRIIERFDAEQPQVRVYNPDYERNGWQSTHTVVEVLHHDLPFLVDSVRTELNRRGYSIHTLQTTVLSVRRGAKGELLELLPKGTHGEGVRHESLMYLEIDRCANAAELTVLAREIEQVLAEVRVAVADFEPMKAKLREVVARVEQTAFGPAQHDKGEVKAFLEWLLDNHFTFLGYEEFTVQGGSDGGQMVYDEQSFLGLPRRLRVGLTPEELRIEDYAVAYLNEPLLLSFAKAALPSRVHRPAYPDYVSIRQLDADGKVVKEHRFMGLYTSSVYGESVHAIPYIRVKVAEVERRSGFDPKAHLGKELAQVLEVLPRDDLFQTPIDELFSTVMAIVQIQERNKIRVFLRKDPYGRFCYCLAYVPREVYSTEVRQKIQQVLMERLKASDCEFWTFFSESVLARVQLILRVDPKNRIDIDPQQLENEVIQACRSWQDDYSTLVVENFGEAQGTNILADFPKGFPAGYRERFAAHSAVVDLQHVLGLSESKPLAMSFYQPLTQVGERTLHCKLYHADTPLALSDVLPILENLGLRVLGEFPYRLRHANGREYWIHDFAFTYSEGLSLDIQQLNDTLQDAFIHIVRGDAENDAFNRLVLTAGLPWRDVALLRAYARYLKQIRLGFDLGYIASTLNNHTGIARELTRLFKTRFYLARKLTQDDLDDKQQRLEQAILTALDDVQVLNEDRILRRYLDLIKATLRTNFYQPDANGHNKSYFSFKFNPKLIPELPKPVPKFEIFVYSPRVEGVHLRFGNVARGGLRWSDREEDFRTEVLGLVKAQQVKNSVIVPVGAKGGFLPRRLPLGGSRDEIAAEGIACYRIFISGLLDITDNLKDGGVVPPANVVRHDEDDPYLVVAADKGTATFSDIANGIAIDYGFWLGDAFASGGSAGYDHKKMGITARGAWVGVQRHFRERGINVQEDPITVIGVGDMAGDVFGNGLLMSDKLKLVAAFNHLHIFIDPNPEPANSFAERKRLFDLPRSAWSDYDTSIMSEGGGIFPRSAKSIAISPQMKERFAIEADRLTPTELLNALLKAPVDLLWNGGIGTYVKASSESHADVGDKANDALRVNGNELRCKVVGEGGNLGMTQLGRVEFGLNGGATNTDFIDNAGGVDCSDHEVNIKILLNEVVQGGDMTEKQRNQLLGSMTEEVGALVLGNNYKQTQALSLAARRARERIAEYKRLMADLEGRGKLDRAIEFLPSEEQLAERLAAGQGLTRAELSVLISYSKIDLKEQLLKSLVPDDDYLTRDMETAFPPSLVSKFAESMRRHRLKREIVSTQIANDLVNNMGITFVQRLKESTGMSPANVAGAYVIVRDIFHLPHWFRQIEALDYQVPAEIQLTLMDELMRLGRRATRWFLRSRRNEQDAGRDTAHFGPKIAQLGLKLDELLEGPTRERWMVRYQGFVDAGVPELLARMVAGTSHLYTLLPIIEAADVTGHDPAQVAKAFFAVGSSLDLTWYLQEISNLPVENNWQALAREAFRDDIDLQQRAITISVLQMVDAPQDMDARVALWAEQHRVMVERWRAMLDDLRNATGTDYAMYAVANRELVDLAMSGQAVVVPS from the coding sequence ATGGCGTTTTTCACCGCAGCCAGCAAGGCCGACTTCCAGCATCAACTGCAAGCGGCTCTGGCGCAGCACATCAGCGAACAGGCACTGCCACAAGTGGCGCTGTTCGCCGAACAGTTCTTCGGCATCATCTCTATGGACGAACTCACCCAGCGCAGGCTTTCCGACCTGGCTGGCTGTACCCTTTCTGCCTGGCGCATCATCGAGCGCTTCGACGCCGAACAACCTCAAGTGCGGGTGTACAACCCTGATTACGAACGCAACGGCTGGCAGTCGACCCACACCGTGGTCGAGGTGCTGCACCACGATTTACCCTTCCTGGTCGACTCGGTGCGCACCGAGCTCAACCGCCGGGGCTACAGCATCCACACCCTGCAAACCACGGTACTGAGCGTACGCCGCGGTGCCAAAGGCGAGCTGCTGGAGCTGCTGCCCAAGGGTACCCACGGCGAAGGCGTGCGCCATGAGTCGCTGATGTACCTGGAGATCGACCGCTGCGCCAACGCCGCTGAACTGACGGTGCTGGCCCGTGAAATCGAACAAGTGCTGGCCGAAGTGCGGGTGGCGGTCGCCGATTTCGAACCGATGAAGGCCAAGCTGCGCGAAGTCGTGGCGCGGGTGGAACAGACCGCGTTCGGCCCGGCGCAGCATGACAAAGGCGAGGTGAAGGCGTTTCTCGAGTGGCTGCTGGACAACCATTTCACCTTCCTCGGCTACGAAGAATTCACCGTCCAGGGCGGCAGCGATGGCGGCCAGATGGTCTACGACGAACAGTCGTTCCTCGGCCTGCCACGGCGCCTGCGCGTGGGGCTGACGCCTGAAGAACTGCGTATCGAAGACTACGCCGTGGCCTACCTCAACGAGCCGCTGCTGCTGTCCTTCGCCAAGGCCGCGCTGCCCAGCCGCGTGCACCGCCCGGCCTACCCGGACTACGTGTCGATCCGCCAGCTGGACGCGGATGGCAAGGTGGTCAAGGAACACCGCTTCATGGGCTTGTACACCTCCTCGGTGTATGGCGAGAGCGTGCACGCCATCCCGTACATTCGGGTCAAGGTGGCCGAAGTCGAGCGCCGTTCGGGCTTCGACCCCAAGGCTCACTTGGGCAAGGAACTGGCCCAGGTGCTCGAAGTGCTGCCGCGCGACGACCTGTTCCAGACCCCGATCGACGAGCTGTTCAGCACGGTCATGGCCATCGTGCAGATCCAGGAACGCAACAAGATTCGCGTGTTCTTGCGCAAAGACCCTTATGGCCGCTTCTGCTACTGCCTGGCCTATGTGCCGCGCGAGGTCTATTCCACCGAAGTGCGGCAGAAGATCCAGCAGGTGCTGATGGAGCGCCTCAAAGCCAGCGACTGCGAGTTCTGGACCTTCTTCTCCGAATCGGTGCTGGCGCGCGTGCAGCTGATTTTGCGGGTCGACCCGAAGAACCGCATCGACATCGACCCGCAGCAGCTGGAAAACGAAGTGATCCAGGCTTGCCGCTCGTGGCAGGACGATTACTCGACCCTGGTGGTAGAGAACTTCGGCGAAGCCCAAGGCACCAACATCCTGGCCGACTTCCCCAAAGGCTTCCCGGCGGGCTACCGCGAGCGCTTCGCGGCGCACTCGGCCGTGGTCGACCTGCAGCATGTGCTGGGGTTGTCTGAAAGCAAGCCGCTGGCCATGAGCTTCTACCAGCCGCTGACCCAGGTCGGCGAGCGTACCCTGCATTGCAAGCTGTACCACGCCGACACCCCGCTGGCGCTGTCCGATGTCTTGCCGATTCTGGAAAACCTCGGTTTGCGCGTGCTTGGCGAGTTCCCGTATCGCCTGCGCCACGCCAATGGCCGTGAGTACTGGATCCATGACTTCGCCTTCACCTACAGCGAAGGCCTGAGCCTGGATATCCAGCAGCTCAACGACACCCTACAGGACGCCTTCATCCACATCGTCCGCGGCGATGCCGAGAACGACGCCTTCAACCGCCTGGTGCTGACCGCCGGCTTGCCGTGGCGCGATGTGGCGCTGCTGCGTGCGTATGCCCGTTACCTCAAGCAGATCCGCCTGGGCTTCGACCTGGGCTACATCGCCAGCACCTTGAACAACCACACCGGTATCGCCCGCGAACTGACCCGGTTGTTCAAGACCCGCTTCTACCTGGCGCGCAAACTGACCCAAGACGACCTGGACGACAAGCAGCAGCGTCTGGAACAGGCGATCTTGACGGCGCTGGACGATGTTCAGGTGCTCAATGAAGACCGCATCCTGCGTCGCTACCTGGACCTGATCAAGGCCACCCTGCGCACCAACTTCTACCAGCCCGATGCCAACGGCCACAACAAGTCGTACTTCAGCTTCAAGTTCAACCCCAAGCTGATCCCCGAGCTGCCAAAGCCGGTACCCAAGTTCGAGATCTTCGTTTATTCGCCTCGGGTCGAAGGCGTGCACCTGCGCTTTGGCAACGTCGCCCGTGGCGGCCTGCGCTGGTCGGACCGTGAGGAAGACTTCCGCACCGAGGTGCTCGGCCTGGTCAAGGCCCAGCAGGTGAAGAACTCGGTCATCGTGCCAGTCGGCGCCAAAGGCGGCTTCCTGCCGCGCCGCCTGCCCCTGGGCGGCAGCCGTGACGAGATCGCTGCCGAAGGCATTGCCTGCTACCGCATCTTCATTTCTGGCCTGCTCGACATCACCGACAACCTCAAGGACGGGGGCGTGGTGCCGCCGGCCAACGTGGTGCGGCACGATGAAGACGATCCGTACCTGGTGGTGGCCGCCGACAAGGGCACCGCGACGTTCTCGGACATCGCCAACGGCATCGCCATCGATTACGGCTTCTGGCTGGGCGACGCCTTTGCCTCGGGCGGCTCGGCCGGTTATGACCACAAGAAGATGGGCATCACCGCCCGTGGCGCCTGGGTGGGCGTGCAGCGCCATTTCCGCGAGCGCGGCATCAACGTGCAGGAAGACCCGATTACCGTGATCGGGGTCGGCGACATGGCCGGCGACGTGTTCGGCAATGGCTTGCTGATGTCCGACAAACTCAAGCTGGTGGCGGCGTTCAACCACCTGCACATCTTCATCGACCCGAACCCGGAGCCGGCCAACAGCTTCGCCGAGCGCAAGCGCCTGTTCGACCTGCCACGTTCGGCCTGGAGCGACTACGACACCAGCATCATGTCCGAAGGCGGGGGGATCTTCCCGCGCAGTGCCAAGAGCATTGCCATCAGCCCGCAGATGAAAGAACGCTTTGCCATCGAAGCCGACCGCCTGACCCCGACCGAGCTGCTCAATGCCCTGCTCAAGGCGCCAGTCGACCTGCTGTGGAACGGCGGCATCGGCACTTATGTCAAGGCCAGCAGCGAGAGCCACGCCGATGTCGGCGACAAGGCCAACGACGCCCTGCGCGTCAACGGCAACGAGCTGCGCTGCAAGGTGGTGGGCGAGGGCGGCAACCTGGGCATGACCCAGCTTGGCCGGGTCGAGTTCGGCCTCAATGGCGGCGCGACCAACACCGACTTCATCGACAACGCCGGCGGCGTGGACTGCTCGGACCACGAGGTCAATATCAAGATCCTGCTCAATGAAGTGGTGCAGGGTGGCGACATGACCGAGAAGCAGCGCAACCAGTTGCTCGGCAGCATGACCGAAGAAGTCGGCGCGCTGGTGCTGGGCAACAACTACAAGCAGACCCAGGCGTTGTCCCTGGCGGCGCGCCGCGCTCGCGAGCGGATTGCCGAATACAAGCGCTTGATGGCGGACCTGGAAGGGCGTGGCAAGCTCGACCGAGCCATCGAGTTCCTGCCGTCCGAAGAGCAACTGGCCGAGCGCCTGGCGGCTGGCCAGGGCCTGACCCGTGCCGAGCTGTCGGTGCTGATCTCGTACAGCAAGATCGACCTCAAGGAGCAACTGCTGAAGTCGCTGGTGCCGGACGACGATTACCTGACCCGCGACATGGAGACCGCGTTCCCGCCGTCACTGGTCAGCAAGTTTGCCGAGTCCATGCGCCGTCATCGCCTGAAACGCGAGATCGTCAGCACCCAGATCGCCAACGACCTGGTCAACAACATGGGCATCACCTTCGTCCAGCGCCTGAAGGAATCGACCGGCATGAGCCCGGCCAACGTGGCGGGCGCCTATGTGATCGTGCGCGACATCTTCCACCTGCCGCACTGGTTCCGTCAGATCGAAGCGCTGGACTATCAGGTGCCGGCCGAAATCCAGCTGACCCTGATGGACGAGTTGATGCGCCTGGGCCGCCGTGCCACGCGCTGGTTCCTGCGCAGCCGCCGCAACGAGCAGGATGCCGGGCGTGATACCGCGCATTTCGGGCCGAAAATCGCGCAACTGGGGCTCAAGCTCGACGAACTGCTGGAAGGCCCGACCCGCGAGCGCTGGATGGTGCGCTACCAGGGCTTTGTCGACGCCGGTGTGCCAGAGCTGCTGGCGCGCATGGTGGCCGGTACCAGCCACCTGTACACCTTGTTGCCGATCATCGAGGCGGCGGATGTGACCGGCCATGACCCGGCGCAGGTGGCCAAGGCGTTCTTCGCCGTGGGCAGCTCGCTGGACCTGACCTGGTACCTGCAGGAGATCAGCAACCTGCCGGTGGAAAACAACTGGCAGGCCCTGGCCCGCGAGGCGTTCCGCGACGATATCGACCTGCAGCAGCGGGCGATCACCATTTCTGTGCTGCAGATGGTCGATGCACCGCAGGACATGGATGCCCGCGTGGCGCTGTGGGCCGAGCAACACCGGGTGATGGTCGAGCGCTGGCGCGCGATGCTGGACGACCTGCGCAATGCCACCGGGACTGACTATGCGATGTACGCGGTGGCCAACCGCGAGCTGGTCGACCTGGCCATGAGCGGGCAGGCGGTGGTGGTGCCGTCCTGA